A single genomic interval of Candidatus Methylomirabilota bacterium harbors:
- a CDS encoding glutaredoxin family protein: MKEFLSRKGIAYVERDISRDEQALDELSKLGYMTTPVTKIDSEVVVGFDQKRLEALLG; encoded by the coding sequence GTGAAAGAGTTTCTTTCACGGAAGGGCATCGCGTACGTCGAGCGCGACATTTCGCGGGACGAGCAGGCACTCGACGAGCTATCGAAGCTCGGCTACATGACGACGCCGGTCACCAAGATCGACAGCGAGGTCGTCGTGGGGTTCGACCAGAAGCGCCTGGAAGCCCTGCTGGGCTAG